From a region of the bacterium BMS3Abin02 genome:
- a CDS encoding FAD dependent oxidoreductase: MIQLMNRSIDLLDEFATMSGNIFNLNRRGYVYVTADDARLETLESGAVATAKAGGGSLRVHKLFEGRTPCEAARHRDGVTSGADLIANPDLLGTIFPYVTEDAVGALHVRRAGWLGAQQLGAWLLAEAKSAGVRFLPRGIAGVKTDPAGVRAVDLDDGSHVETRAFIDAAGPMVGDVANLLGEELPVRAELHLKVAFKDHLGVVPRDAPLLIWDDPQSIRWDPEEISGLRDGMSDLLDILPPGCHLRPEGGTESPWVLGLWEFRRRIMRPTFPIPLDPMHAEVVLRGLSKMIPGLDAYRERAPKTVVDGGYYVKTPENLPIVGPLRTPGAFVIGALSGFGIMASQAAAELVSLYITGQDLPEFADAFRLQRYDDPSYLESVRADTGQL, translated from the coding sequence ATGATCCAGTTGATGAACCGCTCGATCGACCTCCTCGACGAGTTTGCCACCATGTCGGGCAACATCTTCAATCTCAACCGGCGCGGCTACGTGTATGTCACTGCGGACGATGCCCGCCTCGAGACGCTCGAGTCGGGTGCCGTCGCAACGGCAAAGGCGGGCGGGGGAAGCTTGCGCGTCCACAAACTGTTTGAGGGTCGTACACCGTGTGAAGCGGCGCGTCATCGGGACGGCGTGACCTCGGGTGCGGACCTGATCGCGAACCCCGACCTGCTTGGGACGATCTTTCCGTACGTGACCGAAGATGCCGTGGGAGCGCTGCATGTGCGTCGTGCAGGGTGGCTCGGCGCGCAGCAGCTCGGGGCGTGGCTGCTCGCAGAGGCCAAGTCGGCGGGAGTGAGATTCCTGCCACGCGGAATCGCCGGCGTGAAGACCGATCCGGCCGGGGTCAGGGCTGTCGATCTCGACGACGGGAGCCACGTCGAGACCCGAGCCTTCATCGATGCTGCAGGCCCGATGGTGGGGGATGTGGCGAACCTGCTCGGGGAGGAGCTTCCGGTCCGCGCCGAGTTGCACCTCAAGGTGGCGTTCAAGGATCACCTCGGTGTGGTGCCGAGGGACGCTCCGCTGCTGATCTGGGACGATCCGCAGTCCATTCGCTGGGATCCGGAGGAGATCTCCGGGTTGCGAGACGGCATGTCGGATCTGCTCGATATCCTTCCCCCGGGCTGTCACCTCCGCCCGGAAGGCGGAACCGAGTCCCCGTGGGTGCTGGGGTTGTGGGAGTTTCGGCGGCGCATCATGAGGCCCACGTTCCCCATCCCCCTCGATCCGATGCATGCCGAAGTCGTGCTGCGCGGCCTGTCGAAGATGATCCCCGGTCTCGACGCGTACCGTGAGCGAGCACCGAAGACCGTGGTCGACGGCGGCTACTACGTCAAGACGCCCGAGAACCTCCCGATCGTCGGGCCGCTGCGGACACCTGGCGCGTTCGTCATCGGAGCGCTGTCCGGATTCGGCATCATGGCGTCACAGGCCGCGGCCGAACTCGTGTCGCTGTACATCACCGGCCAGGATCTGCCGGAGTTCGCGGACGCGTTCAGGCTCCAGCGGTATGACGATCCTTCGTACCTCGAGAGTGTCCGCGCAGACACGGGGCAACTGTGA
- a CDS encoding amino acid permease, with protein MRRMLAALKGQSRDEKLGTFVGVFTPSVLTILGVILYLRTGWVVGSVGLMGALVIIVIANLVTLATALSVSAVSTNMRVGAGGAYYIISRSLGVEIGAAIGIPLFLAQAFSVTLYAFGLAESLQIVWPAVPQKVVAAATVLVVTLLAARGAGLALRLQIPIMVAIGVSLVVLGVGIANSNPETIRLSTAFDEPPGFWTVFAVFFPAVTGILAGISLSGDLKHPDRSIPRGTIAAVLVGFVVYIGAAIGLALAADPAELVADNLIWFTIAGVAGVLILPGLWGAIFSSAVGSVLSAPRTLEAMVADRVLPRWLGSPIGRVRGPGVPLLISLLVALGAVFLGGINAVAPVLTMFFLTTYGMVNLVAGVENLTADPSYRPTMRVHWAISLVGAGACFWVMFLISPAALVAAVTIEIGVYLLIRRRALVAPWGDLRRGAMMSLVRSTVIQLRRLPNDPRNWRPNILLFSGDVQRRPDLARFAAWLVQDRGILTVCELGVGSLERYAEFAAERRAQLDADLDELGVVAFAEVDVVDDFVDGAVAVAQANGIAGIESNTVMFGFSDKLERRVSALQIIERLALIGKSAIICRTVPHQRRATGREIHVWWGGLQNNGDMLALFAHLISLNPEWRDARIRIMSITSSDMMAERNARMLDQVIHAARIPAETEVIVRRGGQSIQSVIRERSERADVVLMGLRANQPGEEFEYARRLEELVEGLPTVIFVRCAGEFRGRLLGDHQEE; from the coding sequence ATGCGGCGGATGTTGGCGGCGCTGAAGGGCCAATCCAGAGATGAGAAGTTGGGCACCTTCGTTGGTGTCTTCACGCCGTCCGTCCTGACGATCCTCGGCGTCATCTTGTACCTGCGGACCGGTTGGGTCGTCGGCAGCGTCGGGCTGATGGGTGCGCTCGTCATCATCGTCATCGCCAATCTCGTGACGCTGGCCACCGCCCTGTCCGTTTCGGCCGTAAGCACCAACATGCGAGTGGGTGCCGGAGGCGCCTATTACATCATCTCGCGAAGCCTGGGGGTGGAGATCGGGGCGGCGATCGGCATCCCGCTGTTCCTCGCACAGGCCTTCTCGGTGACTCTCTACGCCTTCGGTCTGGCCGAGAGTCTGCAGATCGTCTGGCCCGCGGTGCCGCAGAAGGTGGTTGCCGCCGCGACCGTGCTCGTCGTAACCCTTCTCGCCGCCAGAGGCGCCGGCCTGGCGCTTCGGCTCCAGATCCCGATCATGGTCGCCATCGGGGTGTCCCTCGTCGTTCTCGGTGTCGGTATCGCGAACAGCAACCCTGAGACGATTCGTCTCTCGACCGCATTCGACGAGCCGCCCGGCTTCTGGACGGTCTTCGCCGTGTTCTTCCCTGCAGTCACCGGAATCCTGGCGGGTATCAGCCTGTCGGGGGACCTGAAGCATCCTGACCGGTCCATTCCACGAGGAACGATTGCCGCCGTACTCGTGGGGTTCGTGGTCTACATCGGTGCCGCCATCGGCCTGGCCCTCGCAGCCGATCCCGCCGAACTCGTCGCCGACAATCTGATCTGGTTCACGATCGCCGGCGTCGCCGGAGTACTGATTCTCCCTGGCCTGTGGGGAGCGATCTTCTCCTCTGCGGTGGGGAGTGTGTTGTCCGCACCCCGAACCCTCGAGGCGATGGTGGCCGATCGAGTCTTGCCGCGATGGCTGGGTTCTCCGATCGGGAGGGTGCGGGGCCCGGGAGTTCCTCTGCTCATCTCCCTGCTGGTCGCGCTCGGCGCGGTCTTTCTCGGCGGCATCAACGCGGTCGCGCCGGTGCTCACCATGTTCTTTCTCACCACCTACGGAATGGTGAACCTGGTGGCGGGCGTGGAGAACCTGACCGCCGACCCTTCGTACCGTCCGACCATGCGTGTCCACTGGGCGATCTCGCTCGTGGGTGCCGGGGCGTGCTTCTGGGTCATGTTCCTGATCAGCCCCGCGGCTCTCGTCGCCGCGGTCACGATCGAGATTGGCGTCTATCTGCTGATACGCAGGAGGGCACTCGTGGCGCCGTGGGGAGACCTGCGGCGTGGCGCCATGATGTCGCTCGTTCGCTCGACGGTGATTCAGCTCCGAAGGCTTCCCAACGATCCCCGGAACTGGCGGCCCAACATCCTGCTGTTCTCCGGTGACGTACAGCGCCGTCCCGATCTCGCCCGGTTTGCCGCATGGCTCGTGCAGGATCGCGGAATCCTGACCGTGTGTGAGCTCGGTGTGGGATCGCTGGAACGGTATGCGGAGTTCGCCGCCGAGCGAAGGGCGCAACTCGACGCAGACCTGGATGAGCTTGGGGTCGTCGCGTTCGCCGAAGTCGATGTCGTGGACGACTTCGTGGACGGCGCCGTTGCCGTTGCGCAGGCCAACGGGATCGCCGGTATCGAATCCAACACCGTCATGTTCGGATTCAGCGACAAACTCGAGCGGCGGGTCTCCGCGCTGCAGATCATCGAACGCCTCGCGCTCATCGGCAAGTCGGCGATCATCTGTCGGACGGTCCCGCATCAGCGGCGAGCGACCGGTCGCGAAATCCATGTGTGGTGGGGCGGCCTGCAGAACAACGGAGACATGCTCGCATTGTTCGCTCACCTGATTTCGCTCAACCCGGAGTGGCGCGACGCCCGGATTCGCATCATGAGCATCACTTCGAGCGACATGATGGCCGAGCGGAATGCCCGCATGCTCGATCAGGTCATCCACGCAGCCCGCATCCCTGCCGAAACCGAGGTCATCGTGCGGCGCGGCGGCCAGAGCATCCAGAGCGTGATCCGAGAGCGCTCGGAGCGGGCAGATGTCGTGCTGATGGGACTCCGCGCGAATCAGCCCGGTGAAGAGTTCGAGTACGCGCGTCGGCTGGAGGAACTCGTCGAGGGGCTGCCGACGGTCATCTTCGTGCGCTGCGCCGGAGAGTTTCGAGGACGTCTCCTGGGGGATCACCAGGAGGAATGA
- the rsmI gene encoding ribosomal RNA small subunit methyltransferase I: protein MPLILCGTPIGNLGDTSRRLAEALKGADVVFAEDTRRSRTLLDHLGIDKPLRSFFAGNEQLRVAELSERLARGETVALVTDAGMPAISDPGLAAVRTARAVGANVTVVPGPSAVTAALAVSGLPSERFVFEGFLPRKGGDRSRRIDQIAGETRTTVFFASPRRVGSDLEDLAGVAGGERAVFVGRELTKLHEELWWGTLGEAADRFRGSQRGEFTVVVGGAPVREPDLDEALEEVRVLMAEGEPLAGAVREVAQRVRVSRGRLYEAALKEKG, encoded by the coding sequence ATGCCTCTGATTCTCTGCGGTACGCCGATCGGCAACCTCGGGGACACGAGCCGCCGGCTGGCCGAAGCCTTGAAGGGCGCCGACGTCGTGTTCGCGGAGGATACGCGCCGGTCCAGGACGCTGCTCGACCACCTCGGGATCGACAAGCCGCTCCGATCGTTCTTCGCCGGGAACGAGCAGTTACGGGTCGCCGAACTGTCCGAGCGGCTTGCCCGAGGAGAGACGGTTGCCCTGGTCACCGATGCGGGGATGCCGGCGATCTCCGATCCCGGGTTGGCTGCGGTGCGCACGGCCAGGGCCGTCGGGGCAAACGTGACGGTCGTGCCCGGTCCGAGTGCCGTCACGGCAGCCCTCGCAGTGTCGGGTCTCCCGTCCGAACGGTTCGTTTTCGAGGGATTCCTGCCTCGCAAGGGCGGTGATCGGTCGCGTCGCATCGATCAGATCGCCGGAGAGACCCGCACGACGGTGTTCTTCGCTTCACCGAGACGTGTCGGGAGCGATCTCGAAGATCTCGCCGGTGTGGCGGGTGGCGAGCGGGCGGTTTTCGTCGGCCGAGAGCTCACGAAGCTTCATGAAGAGTTGTGGTGGGGAACTCTCGGTGAGGCGGCCGATCGATTCCGGGGCTCTCAGCGCGGCGAGTTCACGGTCGTGGTCGGCGGCGCTCCCGTCCGGGAGCCGGACCTCGACGAGGCACTCGAGGAGGTCCGGGTTCTCATGGCGGAAGGTGAGCCTCTTGCCGGTGCCGTTCGCGAGGTGGCGCAACGGGTACGGGTTTCCCGAGGCCGCCTCTACGAAGCTGCGCTGAAAGAGAAAGGCTGA
- the abrB gene encoding transition state regulatory protein AbrB — protein sequence MDTGIARKIDVLGRVVIPAETRRLFNINGGDQLIIGVEGDSIMIRKLEATCTFCNSTKDVSTFKDKGICAACRKAL from the coding sequence ATGGACACCGGCATCGCGCGCAAGATCGATGTCCTCGGGCGGGTCGTCATTCCTGCCGAGACTCGGCGCCTGTTCAACATCAACGGAGGCGACCAGCTGATCATCGGTGTCGAGGGAGACTCGATCATGATCCGCAAGCTCGAAGCGACCTGCACATTCTGCAACTCGACGAAAGACGTATCAACCTTCAAAGACAAGGGTATCTGCGCTGCCTGCCGGAAGGCTCTCTAG
- the ycfH_2 gene encoding putative deoxyribonuclease YcfH produces MYSTGPGRCNPHLTGKLEVHGWGPPDDSWHVFRRSVIAATLDSMTWVDAHCHLQLADEDPLALLARAGDVDWVVVPGIDAATTKAAMALALEAPSRVFATAGLHPHAAARWADERDEIARLATRSVAIGEIGLDYYRDLSPREAQREAFRDQLLLAADLDLPAVVHCRDAFADVHEIVEDTETADRVVLHCWTGGPRWTKRFLESGARFSFAGPVAFETGDTVRRGAALVPPERATVETDTPYLSPPPFRKQPNEPARVALVGEALARVWGMDPVQVAAVTSSNAARIYRP; encoded by the coding sequence ATGTACTCCACCGGTCCTGGTCGGTGTAACCCACATCTTACCGGAAAACTGGAGGTTCATGGGTGGGGCCCGCCGGACGACTCATGGCACGTATTCCGGCGATCGGTCATCGCCGCTACGCTCGACTCGATGACCTGGGTCGACGCGCACTGCCATCTTCAGCTGGCCGATGAGGACCCCCTCGCGCTCCTGGCGCGAGCCGGCGACGTCGATTGGGTCGTCGTCCCGGGGATCGACGCCGCGACGACGAAAGCCGCCATGGCGCTCGCTCTCGAAGCTCCCTCCCGGGTGTTCGCCACGGCAGGTCTGCACCCTCACGCTGCGGCCAGGTGGGCCGACGAGCGCGACGAGATCGCTCGGCTGGCAACCCGCTCGGTGGCGATCGGAGAGATCGGGCTGGATTACTACCGCGACTTGTCTCCCCGTGAGGCCCAACGTGAGGCGTTCAGGGATCAACTACTCCTCGCCGCCGATTTGGACCTCCCCGCGGTCGTGCACTGCCGGGACGCGTTCGCCGATGTCCATGAGATCGTCGAGGACACTGAAACCGCCGATCGTGTCGTCCTCCATTGCTGGACCGGCGGGCCTCGCTGGACGAAGCGATTCCTCGAGAGTGGAGCTCGCTTCTCCTTCGCGGGTCCGGTTGCTTTCGAGACGGGGGACACGGTTCGGCGCGGAGCTGCTCTTGTGCCGCCCGAGCGGGCAACCGTCGAAACCGACACCCCGTATCTGTCCCCCCCACCGTTCAGGAAGCAACCCAATGAGCCGGCCAGGGTCGCGCTGGTGGGAGAAGCACTCGCACGAGTGTGGGGGATGGACCCCGTGCAGGTCGCGGCGGTCACTTCGTCGAATGCGGCGCGAATCTATCGTCCATGA
- the rsmA gene encoding ribosomal RNA small subunit methyltransferase A, translated as MSQSPTSIGRLLRRHGFVPRKRLGQHFLADGNIIDKMVRTADVGAGDQVVEVGAGTGALTVAIAETGARVLAYEIDRGLAPVLAEVVGERPNVELRFEDAMQALPDALGAGSWKLVANLPYNIGTPLVLELLRTAPQITRFTVMVQREVADRLVAPPGTKQYGLPSIVARLTSEVHRAFVVPPQVFIPAPSVSSAVVVMTRRSGVDRQRIEKAIGVAAEAFRHRRKMLRATFDVVALERAGISPSARPEDLAPERFLDLADTHDD; from the coding sequence ATGAGCCAGAGCCCGACCTCCATCGGCAGACTCCTTCGTCGACACGGGTTCGTTCCGCGCAAGCGACTGGGACAGCATTTCCTGGCGGACGGAAACATCATCGACAAGATGGTGCGTACGGCCGATGTGGGAGCCGGCGATCAGGTCGTCGAGGTGGGTGCCGGCACGGGAGCGCTCACCGTCGCGATCGCCGAAACTGGAGCGAGAGTGCTCGCCTACGAGATCGACCGAGGGCTCGCGCCGGTCCTCGCCGAGGTGGTCGGGGAGCGACCCAACGTCGAACTACGCTTCGAGGATGCGATGCAGGCCCTCCCCGATGCTCTCGGTGCAGGATCGTGGAAGCTGGTTGCGAACCTGCCGTACAACATCGGCACGCCCCTCGTGCTCGAGCTGTTGCGAACGGCGCCTCAGATCACTCGATTCACCGTCATGGTGCAGCGCGAGGTCGCCGATCGTCTCGTCGCGCCTCCCGGGACCAAGCAGTACGGGCTGCCGTCGATCGTGGCGCGTCTCACCAGCGAAGTCCATCGAGCTTTTGTCGTACCACCTCAGGTGTTCATTCCGGCGCCGAGCGTCTCGTCGGCGGTCGTTGTCATGACCAGACGATCGGGAGTCGATCGACAACGGATCGAGAAGGCCATCGGGGTCGCAGCCGAGGCGTTTCGGCATCGTCGCAAGATGCTGCGTGCGACATTTGACGTCGTGGCCCTCGAACGAGCAGGAATCTCCCCTTCGGCGCGTCCCGAAGACCTTGCTCCGGAACGATTCTTGGACCTCGCGGACACTCATGATGACTGA